tttcacctacctcatccccatactgtttttatttatttacttttctgctcttttgcacaccaatctctacctgtacatgaccatctgatcattcatcactccagtgttaatctgcaaaattgtaattatttccctacctcctcatgccttttgcacacattgtatatagactccccctttggtttctactgtgttattgacttgttaattgtttactccatgtgtaactctttgttgtctgctcacactgctatgctttatcttggccaggtcgcagttgcaaatgagaacttgttctcaactagcctacctggttaaataaaggttaaataaaaaaattaataaaaatatcCCAAACAAATGATTGAGAAGTCTTACAAAGAGTTCAAAAATAAAAACTTCTCACCGCCATTTAATGACAGGCAACTGCATCTGTAATGCCATCATTCATCAGGTCTACCCATATTGATAGAATGTAAGGCAAATGATACGCAAGGAGAAATCTGAACTATTTTAAGGCAGTTAATGGGGCTACCTCTTCGTGCCTCAGCTCCTCCAGCCTCTTCTCTTTCAGCACCCGCCTCTCACGCTCCCGCTCTTCAAAGGAGAAGGGGCACACCTCCACCTGGGTCTTGTCCTGGAGCTTAGGCAGAAAGGGCAGGCCAAAGTGGGGCACAGCATGGGCCTTGAGCGGGGCTGGGGGTTTCACCTCCTCCACTTTTCTGTCCATGCACTTCCTCTTCAGGGCCCATGCAggggactctggaacagtgggaCACTGCACCTTCTTTTCCGGGACACCCTGTGAACCAAAAGGTGTGGGTAGACCATTAATAACGGAGCCATCACATCTTATATACAGTCAGTGTTACACCAGTGCTAGAACACTTTAAATAGATAGTATGGAACACCTCATACTACTAGCCTGGGTGCCCTTCTTCGGTTCTCCTTTGCTTAAAGAGCAGACGTGAAACAAACTGTACAACAAATCCAGTGTAAAAAGTCATGACAATCCAGTAAAAAAAATGGTCGTGTAGCactcaccaccacctcctctaggATCCTGACAGGCAGCGGGCGGGAGTGGAAGGTGTGCTGCTCCTCAGGCTCATCTGGCTTCTTGCTGGCTTGCCGCTCCGCAAGTCTCTTGTCCATGTGCATATGGAATACCTCTGGGTGCGTGGACTCCTTCACAGTCGGCTTCTTGGGGTTCAGTGCCCCCTCCAGGATCTTCCTGTTCAGCCCCAGGGCCTTGAACTTAAACCTGGAATATACAGGACAGGGGTGGATTAATTTATTAAATGACAGTGTTCTGAAAATTGCAAATAGCAATAGAATAAGTAGAGACAATTCCCTAGTCGAACAATCATATTGGTTCTACACAATGTATTACTATCTGAAAGTTCTGTCCTTCTGAACAGGCCTCAAGCTGAAGGTTGTTGGACTATGGATGAGCTGGAGCACCAGTAAACATTTTGGCTTTGTTCAAGTCTCATTGGGAGTACACACAGGTAAAAGTAACCCAACAGTCTAATAACTACTATGCAGAGGGTAGAAGGATAGAGTGTGAAGAAGCCATAAGTGTGGATTCACTGTTGGAGTTTCTGGAGCTCTTCGGCCTCCAGTTCAGCGCTGCTCTTGACCGCCGTGGGACGGCTCCTCTGTCGGGTCATCAGCTGGGGGGTGTGAGGGTGGGTGATCTTAAGCTGCTCACTCTTCACAGGCGACGGGCCTGAAGGAGATGAGATTGTAATTGGTTGCCACCCCCCTCCCCAACATCACACTTCTCATGAATCCCAGCCATGCTATGTGAAAGCCACTCATCTGTAATGTACAACAATGCCAAAGCTACCATACGCACCCCTCTCTTGGCTCTGTCGACTACGAAGGTGGTAGCGGGTCGGAGTCCGTTTCTGGAACAGCTCGATCTGTTGGGCCATGGGCATGAAGGGGACAGGGTCCTCCACCTTCTTCTTGCTGCCAGTGGACAGGTTGAAGGGCTTGGGAACAGTGGCACCTTTTGGCGCCTTGGTCTGAGAAGGAAATAATTCAGGAGAGGAATTAAAACAAATAATCCAAAATATGCCTGGTGAATTAACAACCTAGGTAAGTGGGAAATTATATATTTGCTTGTGTGAACCATCCTTTTAACAGCCATAGCAGCGATGTGGCCAAACAGAAGGCTAGCTACTTACGGGGGAGGACGGGTGCTTGCGGAGCTGAGCAGTGAAGTCCACCTCCCTGTGGGTTGATGCAGTGCCCGCCTTGACGCGTCCATCTGTGCTGAAGTTGAACTCTTTGGGTACGGTGGTGGCCAGAGCCAGCTTCTTAGGGAGCTGACCTGAATGACAAGATGAAATCCCTCTTAATAACAACTTcttcgggatagggggcagcattttcacttttggataaatagcgtgcccaaattcaacttcccgctactcatccccagaatataaagatacgcatattattagtagatttggatagaaaacacccggaagtttctaaaactgtttgaatcatgtctgtgagtataacataacttatgtagcaggcaaaaccatTCAGATTAATTTTTTTAAgtcactgtctattcaatgaGTTTATTGGGAAACCAGATTTCTAAGGGTAtgtgtttgcagttcctaccaaAAGTAGTTTGAGATGTTTTGTAGTGACattgcgcaaattggaagctgtgtttttctggatcaaacccgtcaaataaatggacatatTGCAACAGAATAAattgaacaaaatgaccatttgtggtgtttatgggacatattggagtgccaacaaaagaagctcggcAAAGGTAaagcatgatttatattttatttatgcgttgtcgcacctgcagggttgaaataggctactctttgtttactgttgtgccatcagataatagcatcttatgctgTCGCTGAAAAGCCttgttgaaatctgacatgttggctggattcacaacaagtgtagctttaatttggtgtcttaaaagtgtgatttaatgaaagttagatttgtATAGTcttatttggcgctctgcattttccctggctactggccaagtgggacgcaagcatcccgcctatcccagagaagttaaGTCAGGAAGATTTGCAACGCTTCACTCGTAGTAAGAAAGGAAGGGTTACTTACTGCCTGCCAAGGCTGCCCTGTAGCTGGCCATGTTCCTCTTCCGGTTGTCAGCCACCTCCTTCTGAAGAGTCTTGATGGTCACCATCTCCTGCTGCTCAGAGCTCTTATGCCTGGGTGAACACACAATCTAGGGATATTAACCTTCAAAGGCAGTATTCTACAATCCTGGTCCTAGAGAACTACTGGTTGTGGAGGCTTTTGTCCTAGCCATATGTGCAAACATTTGGTTAGTTGCATAAGGGCTATTACACTGTTGGATGTGCCCAGGGAAATGTAAACTCAAATTCCTTAACGTAGCCATGGACGAAAGGACTGACAGGCTTGTCGGCCCCAATGTCAGGTCATGGTGCCTCCTTGGCTAATTGCTGAATCCATTAGAGATAGAATGCCTTACTGTGTGGTGTTCGCGGCAGCTGCAGCGGGCCGGGCCTGGTTGGCTACTCTGGGGTTGAGTCGCACACTAGAACGGACACCACCACTGCGTCTGGGGGGTAGTAATAAGCTCCTGGGAAACGGACAAACCAAGACAGTCGGGTTACTTTTCTCCACAAGACAATTGGTCAAGGTTAATTATTAAACAGTCCTTACACTAAAAGCGTATTCATGCAAAGGGGACAAAACTCTATCTGCATGTGAAAAAGCAATACATTGGCACAGTCACTATTGACCAACAGCCAATTTTTGTTTATAATACCAATCCCAAAAATGAAGCATTTCGACCATGCCGAAATAGCCACCCCCCTAAACATTTTCACCGTggtggaaagggggggggggaagacccTCCAGTTGTTTACCTTCGACGTGGGCGAAAGGTTCTTACAGCAGTTGGGTTTGAGCTGTAAACAGTTAGACTGATGACTAACATGATTACATCCAGGGCTGGATTTAATAATCCTAGGCACAAAGTTGCTCATGATAACAATAGACAGGTGGCAGGATAGTGCAAATGTTTACAGACCTTTTCAGCTTCTTAACAGGTGGTGCGGCTTCAGGGGCCGTGTGCGGTCCTTCCTCATTGCTGGCTGCATCTTTGCGTTTTAACACCCTTCAGTGAAGAAACAGGATTGCCACTTGGAAGCATACAGTTGGTTGGTCTAATGCTGACTAGTTACAGCGAGGGAAAAAGTAtgtgatcccctgctgattttgtacgtctGCCCAcagacaaagaaatgatcagtctaattttaatggtaggtttacttgaacagtgagagagaataacaaatccagaaaaacacctgtcaaaaatgttataaattgatttgcattttaatgagggaaataagtatttgacccagtctcaatcagaaagatttctggcccccaggtgtcttttatacaggtaacgagctgagattaggagcacactcttaaaagaaaactgtccacagaagcaatcaagattccaaactctccaccatggccaagaccaaagagctctccaaggatgtcagagacaagattgtagacctacacaaggctgaaatgggctacaagaccatcgctaAGCAGTTAGGTGAGAAGGTGACAGTTGGTgagattattcgcaaatggaagaaacacaaaataactgtcaatctccctcggcctggggctccatgcaagatctcacctcatggagttgcaatgatcatgagaacggtgaggaatcagcccagaactacaaggcagctgggaccatagtcaccaagaaaacaattggtaacacactacactgtgaaggactgaaatcctgcagccccgcaaggtccccctgctcaagaaagcacatacattcccatctgaagtttgccaatgaacatctgaatgattcagaggacaactgggtgaaagtgttgcagtcagatgaaaccaaaatggagctctttggcatcaactcaactcgccgtgtttggaggagtcGGAATGATGCCTGTggccccaagaacaccatccccaccgtcaaataTGGAGATAGAAACATtctgctttggggatgtttttctgctaaggggacaggacaacttcaccgcatcaaagggacgatggacggggccatgtaccgccaaatcttgggtgagaacctcatTCCCTTagcaagggcattgaaaatgggtcgtggatgggtattccagcatgataatgaccaaaaacacacagccaaggcaacaaaggagtggctcaagaagaagcacattaaggtcttggagtggcctagccagtctccagaccgtaatgccatagaaaatctgtggagggagctgaaggttcaagTTGCCAAACTTCATCCTCGAAACCTCAATGACttagagaagatctgcaaagaggagtgggacaaaatacCTCCCGAGATGTGTgaaaacctggtggccaactacaagaaacctCTGATttccaacaagggttttgccaccaagtactaagtcatgttttgcagaggggtcaaatatttccctcattaaaatgcaaaccAATCTAACATGCGTTTCCTGGAatttttttgttattctgtctcactgttcaaataaacctaccattaaaagtatttgtcagtgggcaaatgtacaaaatcagcaggggatcaaatactccCCCCCCCTCACTGTCGGTCAAAGACAACTAGAACTTAATTTATTACTGGACTGGTCTACAGCTAAACAGGCAGAAGCTTGTTTCGGAACAGAGACAATACATTAGAGTAAACCTTTTTATCCTTGTGATCTTTCCTTTTAACTTTTGCAATAAACAAAATATTCTGAACACCCATATATGTAGCAGGATGAAAGCTGCAATAAATGATCTATGGGTTTGTGAAAACTCAATGTGGAGCCTCACAAAACTCTCAAACAAGATGTTAGCTAAGTGTTCTAGAAACAAAATACCTGTGTGTTCGGGCAGGCGGTCCCTTTTTTGGTGGGGCAGCTACCGGTGCTGGCCTATTTCCCCAGGATGTGACAATGTTGGAGTACGTGCTCTGAGCACCTGCTGTGGCGGGCACAGAGGACGTGCTTGGGGCTTCTATTGTGGAAACATGAGTAATTAGCACATTACACAATAGTTAGTCAATTTGTGAATGTATCTAGCCTAGATAGATCACAACTGTCAAAAGTACCAACCCAAGTCTGAGTTCTCTTTCACCCTGGGAGAGACAATCGCCCTGGGCAAGTGTGCTTT
This genomic stretch from Oncorhynchus kisutch isolate 150728-3 linkage group LG24, Okis_V2, whole genome shotgun sequence harbors:
- the LOC109869237 gene encoding targeting protein for Xklp2-B isoform X3, giving the protein MDAEMAQSESASHYEFDAPSHVIDFQALDTEDNADIWFDQCAGQDERLFGHLATPNRNNIPFGATPKAHLPRAIVSPRVKENSDLEAPSTSSVPATAGAQSTYSNIVTSWGNRPAPVAAPPKKGPPARTHRVLKRKDAASNEEGPHTAPEAAPPVKKLKRSLLLPPRRSGGVRSSVRLNPRVANQARPAAAAANTTQHKSSEQQEMVTIKTLQKEVADNRKRNMASYRAALAGSQLPKKLALATTVPKEFNFSTDGRVKAGTASTHREVDFTAQLRKHPSSPTKAPKGATVPKPFNLSTGSKKKVEDPVPFMPMAQQIELFQKRTPTRYHLRSRQSQERGPSPVKSEQLKITHPHTPQLMTRQRSRPTAVKSSAELEAEELQKLQQFKFKALGLNRKILEGALNPKKPTVKESTHPEVFHMHMDKRLAERQASKKPDEPEEQHTFHSRPLPVRILEEVVGVPEKKVQCPTVPESPAWALKRKCMDRKVEEVKPPAPLKAHAVPHFGLPFLPKLQDKTQVEVCPFSFEERERERRVLKEKRLEELRHEEAPTFKAQPLPDFHAVVLPEKKVAEPTKPEPFKLLLDERGAAKNDRWEQMMKEKQKHQTEAATFKARPNTAIHKEPFMPKKENRSVLEDINNSVVPEVFQLSTERRAKERLEFERAVSEKEAMRARVEEAQRMELEECEKEKMSRLRQEQVHKAQPIRRYKLLELKKSDVTLTVPQSPNFSDRFRM
- the LOC109869237 gene encoding targeting protein for Xklp2 isoform X1, translated to MDAEMAQSESASHYEFDAPSHVIDFQALDTEDNADIWFDQCAGQDERLFGHLATPNRNNIPFGATPKAHLPRAIVSPRVKENSDLEAPSTSSVPATAGAQSTYSNIVTSWGNRPAPVAAPPKKGPPARTHRVLKRKDAASNEEGPHTAPEAAPPVKKLKSSNPTAVRTFRPRRRSLLLPPRRSGGVRSSVRLNPRVANQARPAAAAANTTQHKSSEQQEMVTIKTLQKEVADNRKRNMASYRAALAGSQLPKKLALATTVPKEFNFSTDGRVKAGTASTHREVDFTAQLRKHPSSPTKAPKGATVPKPFNLSTGSKKKVEDPVPFMPMAQQIELFQKRTPTRYHLRSRQSQERGPSPVKSEQLKITHPHTPQLMTRQRSRPTAVKSSAELEAEELQKLQQFKFKALGLNRKILEGALNPKKPTVKESTHPEVFHMHMDKRLAERQASKKPDEPEEQHTFHSRPLPVRILEEVVGVPEKKVQCPTVPESPAWALKRKCMDRKVEEVKPPAPLKAHAVPHFGLPFLPKLQDKTQVEVCPFSFEERERERRVLKEKRLEELRHEEAPTFKAQPLPDFHAVVLPEKKVAEPTKPEPFKLLLDERGAAKNDRWEQMMKEKQKHQTEAATFKARPNTAIHKEPFMPKKENRSVLEDINNSVVPEVFQLSTERRAKERLEFERAVSEKEAMRARVEEAQRMELEECEKEKMSRLRQEQVHKAQPIRRYKLLELKKSDVTLTVPQSPNFSDRFRM
- the LOC109869237 gene encoding targeting protein for Xklp2 isoform X4, with translation MDAEMAQSESASHYEFDAPSHVIDFQALDTEDNADIWFDQCAGQDERLFGHLATPNRNNIPFGATPKAHLPRAIVSPRVKENSDLEAPSTSSVPATAGAQSTYSNIVTSWGNRPAPVAAPPKKGPPARTHRVLKRKDAASNEEGPHTAPEAAPPVKKLKRSLLLPPRRSGGVRSSVRLNPRVANQARPAAAAANTTQHKSSEQQEMVTIKTLQKEVADNRKRNMASYRAALAGSQLPKKLALATTVPKEFNFSTDGRVKAGTASTHREVDFTAQLRKHPSSPTKAPKGATVPKPFNLSTGSKKKVEDPVPFMPMAQQIELFQKRTPTRYHLRSRQSQERGPSPVKSEQLKITHPHTPQLMTRQRSRPTAVKSSAELEAEELQKLQQFKFKALGLNRKILEGALNPKKPTVKESTHPEVFHMHMDKRLAERQASKKPDEPEEQHTFHSRPLPVRILEEVVGVPEKKVQCPTVPESPAWALKRKCMDRKVEEVKPPAPLKAHAVPHFGLPFLPKLQDKTQVEVCPFSFEERERERRVLKEKRLEELRHEEAPTFKAQPLPDFHAVVLPEKKVAEPTKPEPFKLLLDERGAAKNDRWEQMMKEKQKHQTEAATFKARPNTAIHKEPFMPKKENRSVLVPEVFQLSTERRAKERLEFERAVSEKEAMRARVEEAQRMELEECEKEKMSRLRQEQVHKAQPIRRYKLLELKKSDVTLTVPQSPNFSDRFRM
- the LOC109869237 gene encoding targeting protein for Xklp2 isoform X2 yields the protein MDAEMAQSESASHYEFDAPSHVIDFQALDTEDNADIWFDQCAGQDERLFGHLATPNRNNIPFGATPKAHLPRAIVSPRVKENSDLEAPSTSSVPATAGAQSTYSNIVTSWGNRPAPVAAPPKKGPPARTHRVLKRKDAASNEEGPHTAPEAAPPVKKLKSSNPTAVRTFRPRRRSLLLPPRRSGGVRSSVRLNPRVANQARPAAAAANTTQHKSSEQQEMVTIKTLQKEVADNRKRNMASYRAALAGSQLPKKLALATTVPKEFNFSTDGRVKAGTASTHREVDFTAQLRKHPSSPTKAPKGATVPKPFNLSTGSKKKVEDPVPFMPMAQQIELFQKRTPTRYHLRSRQSQERGPSPVKSEQLKITHPHTPQLMTRQRSRPTAVKSSAELEAEELQKLQQFKFKALGLNRKILEGALNPKKPTVKESTHPEVFHMHMDKRLAERQASKKPDEPEEQHTFHSRPLPVRILEEVVGVPEKKVQCPTVPESPAWALKRKCMDRKVEEVKPPAPLKAHAVPHFGLPFLPKLQDKTQVEVCPFSFEERERERRVLKEKRLEELRHEEAPTFKAQPLPDFHAVVLPEKKVAEPTKPEPFKLLLDERGAAKNDRWEQMMKEKQKHQTEAATFKARPNTAIHKEPFMPKKENRSVLVPEVFQLSTERRAKERLEFERAVSEKEAMRARVEEAQRMELEECEKEKMSRLRQEQVHKAQPIRRYKLLELKKSDVTLTVPQSPNFSDRFRM